A genomic window from Laspinema palackyanum D2c includes:
- the sds gene encoding solanesyl diphosphate synthase: MTSTTSLFSPVEADLRLLTENLKQLVGARHPILFAAAEYLFGAKGKRMRPAIVLLLSRALSPDGEITPRHRRLAEITEMIHTASLVHDDVVDESELRRGVPTVHSRFGNRVAVLAGDFLFAQSSWYLANLDNLEVVKLLSEVIMNLAEGEIQQGLNRFDSSLGIEAYLEKSYYKTASLIANSSKAAGILSEVDAELAENFYQYGRQIGLAFQIVDDILDFTGSTDVLGKNAGSDLSSGNLTAPTLYALEEKPYLEVLIEREFAEEEDLAEAIALIKDSNGIPRARELAAFHARDAVKHLDGLPPGECHQALVKLADYVLSRLY, from the coding sequence ATGACCTCAACCACCTCCCTATTTTCCCCGGTTGAAGCAGACCTGCGGTTGTTAACCGAGAACCTGAAACAGCTAGTTGGTGCCCGTCACCCCATTTTGTTCGCTGCGGCGGAGTACCTTTTTGGGGCCAAGGGAAAACGGATGAGGCCAGCAATCGTGCTGTTGCTCTCGCGGGCCTTGTCACCCGATGGAGAGATCACCCCTCGTCATCGACGATTAGCAGAAATCACGGAAATGATCCACACTGCCAGCTTAGTCCACGATGATGTCGTGGACGAATCGGAACTCCGCCGAGGAGTGCCGACGGTTCATAGTCGATTTGGCAATCGTGTTGCGGTGTTAGCTGGGGATTTCCTGTTTGCTCAATCGAGCTGGTATTTAGCCAATTTAGATAACTTAGAAGTGGTCAAATTGCTCTCGGAAGTGATTATGAATCTAGCCGAGGGAGAGATTCAGCAAGGGCTGAATCGATTTGACAGCAGTTTAGGAATTGAAGCTTACCTAGAAAAAAGCTACTATAAAACCGCCTCCTTAATTGCCAACAGTTCTAAAGCGGCGGGTATATTAAGTGAGGTAGATGCCGAATTGGCCGAAAACTTCTATCAATATGGACGCCAGATTGGTCTAGCGTTTCAAATTGTGGATGATATCTTAGACTTCACGGGTTCAACAGATGTTTTAGGAAAAAATGCGGGTTCGGACCTCAGCAGTGGCAATCTGACGGCACCGACATTATATGCGTTGGAAGAAAAACCCTATTTAGAGGTTTTAATAGAGCGGGAGTTTGCCGAAGAGGAGGATTTAGCCGAGGCGATCGCCTTGATTAAAGACTCCAATGGCATCCCTCGCGCCAGGGAATTGGCCGCTTTCCATGCTCGGGATGCGGTCAAGCACTTAGATGGGCTGCCCCCAGGCGAATGTCATCAAGCCTTGGTAAAGTTAGCGGATTATGTCCTGAGTCGCTTGTATTAG
- a CDS encoding STAS domain-containing protein yields the protein MLTNVASPEISFVRLQGEFNASNAAALQTQLTSVVQSSIPSTVLVDMENVNFLDSAGLMALVSAMSLAHRLNRRFSLCGVSPSIRIIFEITQLDRVFELFETRAEFEAVLN from the coding sequence ATGCTTACTAATGTTGCCAGTCCCGAAATTAGCTTCGTTCGGTTACAGGGTGAATTCAATGCCTCGAATGCTGCTGCACTTCAAACTCAACTGACCTCAGTCGTGCAGTCTTCGATCCCTTCTACGGTTCTGGTGGATATGGAAAATGTGAATTTTCTGGATAGTGCGGGTCTGATGGCGTTAGTTTCAGCGATGAGTCTGGCTCACCGGCTCAACCGCCGTTTTAGTTTATGTGGCGTCTCTCCCTCGATTCGGATTATTTTTGAAATTACTCAACTTGATCGGGTATTTGAGCTATTTGAAACTCGGGCGGAATTTGAAGCCGTTTTGAATTAA
- the murI gene encoding glutamate racemase, producing MAGSPPYTPGSDGNNQRPRIGVFDSGLGGLTVLRELYRQLPQESILYFGDTARLPYGTRSQAEIVQFVREILHWMMTENVKMVIMACNTSSALALEMVQAEFPVPMLGVILPGARAAVSQGRRIGVIATPATAASNAYRRAIQEMNPESRVWQVGCPEFVPLIEGNLINDPYTMEVAREYLAPLQEQQIDTLVYGCTHYPLLAPVFKSILPSSVQLVDPAVHVVAAAARELEMLGLRETRPALPTRFTVSGCAQEFAQRAVHLLGCTPVVSKVCLPVLEGQPLPVEP from the coding sequence ATTGCGGGTTCCCCACCCTATACCCCTGGATCTGATGGCAACAACCAACGACCGAGAATAGGGGTTTTTGACAGTGGTCTGGGGGGCCTGACTGTCTTGCGAGAACTCTACCGCCAACTTCCCCAGGAATCCATTCTTTATTTTGGGGATACCGCTCGTCTTCCTTATGGCACTCGCTCTCAAGCCGAAATTGTCCAATTTGTGCGCGAGATTCTCCACTGGATGATGACGGAAAATGTCAAAATGGTCATTATGGCCTGCAATACCAGTTCCGCTCTCGCTCTGGAAATGGTGCAAGCGGAGTTTCCAGTGCCGATGTTGGGCGTAATTTTACCCGGTGCTCGGGCAGCGGTCAGTCAAGGTCGCCGGATTGGGGTGATTGCGACCCCGGCAACGGCGGCAAGTAATGCCTATCGCCGTGCGATTCAAGAAATGAATCCAGAGTCGAGGGTTTGGCAAGTGGGTTGTCCCGAGTTCGTCCCTTTAATTGAAGGCAACCTGATTAATGACCCTTACACGATGGAGGTGGCCCGGGAATATTTGGCTCCTCTACAAGAGCAGCAAATCGATACGTTGGTTTATGGCTGTACTCACTATCCCCTGTTAGCTCCTGTTTTCAAGAGTATTTTGCCGAGTTCGGTTCAGTTGGTGGATCCGGCTGTTCATGTGGTGGCAGCGGCGGCCCGGGAGTTGGAGATGTTAGGGTTACGCGAGACTCGTCCGGCACTCCCGACTCGATTTACGGTGAGTGGTTGTGCTCAAGAGTTTGCTCAACGGGCGGTGCACTTGCTCGGATGTACTCCCGTGGTGTCCAAGGTGTGTTTACCTGTCTTAGAAGGTCAGCCTTTGCCGGTCGAACCTTGA
- a CDS encoding TIGR03960 family B12-binding radical SAM protein translates to MSVAVEKLLTPDILQPARYLGNELGAVHKPWDSAAVRWVLTYPEVYEVGASNLGHLILYNILNAQPRQLCDRSYLPGADLVLKLRNTQTPLFSVESKRSLPEFDILGFSLSYELGATNILEMLDLGGIPLTAQERSSPGPWNVETGSWPLVFAGGQTATSNPEPYAEFFDFIALGDGEELLPEIGLVLEEGKAAGLTREELLFDLAQVPGVYVPQFYDMAEDGSVHPNRPGVPKRVLRRVATPIPAYSIGLVPYVETVHDRLTMEIRRGCTRGCRFCQPGMLTRPARDVDPDQVIEAIEAGMRATGYNEFSLLSLSCSDYLALPAVGMEIKNRLKDQNISLSLPSQRVDRFDENIANILGGTRTSGLTFAPEAGTQRMRDIINKGLTNEELWRGIKTAYEQGWNKVKLYFMIGLPGETDADVLGIAETVHWLQQECRTLGGKRLEVTLTISNFTPKPHTPFQWHSVSTAEFLRKQDLLRQEFRRMRGVKANFTDVRISAMEDFVGRGDRRLAPVVRRAWELGAGMDSWWESLDRAFGAWTQAIAESDLSWKYRQVESGEWNVMDGTGTDLDARLDAPLPWDVLDTGIDKNWLKEDLKLALAAATVPDCSFEGCSHCGVCGVDFGHNIVVAPLPIPAFAGHFSPNIDRVQRLRLWMGKMGDMALVSHLDLLRLFDRAVRRADLPISFTGGYHPGPRISPANALTLGYTSESEIVDFELTELMDPEEFRERLSAQLPADLPIHRIESVAVKAPSASQLLDQAEYILRLGLTPSSDPEVALQGSDWQQWISEILAAEEIEWEHTTKRGKIKWVNLRDRLFELEQVEVSADALTCTLRVLGSCRHDGTLLRPTHILYMFERMAKREFELLHAHRKQLILAEI, encoded by the coding sequence GTGTCAGTTGCAGTAGAGAAACTCCTCACCCCAGACATATTACAACCCGCTCGTTATCTGGGTAATGAGTTGGGGGCGGTGCATAAACCTTGGGACAGTGCCGCTGTGCGTTGGGTGCTCACTTATCCAGAAGTCTATGAGGTAGGAGCCTCCAATTTAGGGCATCTGATTCTATACAATATTTTGAATGCCCAACCGCGACAGCTTTGCGATCGCTCCTATTTACCCGGTGCGGACCTGGTTTTGAAGCTGCGAAATACTCAGACTCCGTTATTTTCCGTGGAGTCCAAGCGATCGCTGCCGGAATTTGACATCCTCGGATTCAGTCTCAGTTATGAACTGGGGGCCACCAATATCTTAGAAATGTTGGACCTAGGGGGCATTCCCCTCACCGCCCAAGAGCGTTCTAGTCCAGGTCCCTGGAACGTGGAAACCGGAAGCTGGCCCCTAGTTTTTGCTGGGGGCCAAACTGCCACCTCTAATCCAGAACCCTACGCGGAGTTTTTTGACTTTATCGCCCTCGGTGATGGGGAAGAACTCCTGCCGGAAATTGGGTTAGTGCTTGAAGAAGGCAAAGCTGCGGGATTGACTCGGGAAGAATTACTGTTTGATTTAGCCCAAGTTCCGGGGGTGTACGTTCCCCAGTTCTACGATATGGCGGAGGATGGATCCGTGCATCCCAACCGTCCCGGGGTACCGAAACGGGTCTTGCGCCGAGTTGCCACCCCGATTCCCGCCTATTCCATCGGGTTAGTGCCTTATGTGGAAACGGTGCACGATCGCCTGACAATGGAAATTCGCCGAGGATGCACTCGCGGTTGTCGGTTCTGTCAACCGGGAATGCTCACCCGTCCTGCCCGCGATGTGGATCCAGACCAGGTAATCGAGGCGATCGAAGCCGGAATGAGGGCCACCGGCTATAACGAATTTTCCCTGTTGTCCCTGAGTTGTTCCGACTATCTCGCCTTGCCTGCGGTGGGAATGGAAATTAAAAACCGACTCAAGGACCAAAATATTTCCCTGTCCCTGCCGTCGCAACGGGTCGATCGCTTTGATGAAAATATTGCCAATATCCTCGGGGGCACCCGCACCAGTGGGTTGACTTTTGCCCCCGAAGCAGGAACGCAGCGGATGCGGGATATCATTAATAAAGGACTGACCAACGAAGAATTGTGGCGGGGCATTAAAACCGCTTACGAACAGGGCTGGAATAAAGTCAAACTTTATTTTATGATCGGCTTACCTGGAGAAACCGACGCGGATGTTCTCGGAATTGCCGAAACCGTCCATTGGCTCCAGCAAGAATGTCGTACCCTAGGAGGGAAGCGGTTAGAGGTCACGTTGACCATTTCTAACTTTACGCCGAAACCCCATACTCCGTTCCAATGGCATTCTGTCTCCACGGCTGAATTTTTGCGGAAGCAAGACTTGCTTCGCCAGGAATTTCGCCGGATGCGAGGGGTAAAGGCCAATTTTACGGATGTGCGGATTTCGGCGATGGAAGATTTTGTGGGCCGTGGCGATCGCCGGTTAGCGCCAGTGGTGCGTCGGGCTTGGGAACTGGGTGCTGGGATGGATTCTTGGTGGGAGAGTTTGGACCGGGCTTTTGGAGCCTGGACCCAGGCGATCGCTGAATCTGATTTAAGCTGGAAATACCGGCAAGTCGAAAGTGGCGAATGGAACGTCATGGACGGCACTGGCACCGACTTAGACGCTCGTCTCGATGCTCCTCTGCCCTGGGATGTCCTAGATACCGGAATTGATAAAAACTGGTTGAAAGAAGATCTCAAGCTGGCACTGGCAGCGGCAACGGTTCCCGACTGTTCTTTTGAGGGTTGCTCCCATTGTGGGGTCTGTGGTGTTGACTTTGGTCACAATATCGTTGTTGCACCCCTGCCGATTCCTGCATTTGCCGGTCACTTTTCGCCTAACATCGATCGCGTCCAACGATTGCGTCTGTGGATGGGTAAAATGGGTGACATGGCACTGGTCAGCCATCTGGATTTACTCCGATTATTCGATCGCGCCGTCCGTCGAGCGGATTTACCGATCTCCTTCACTGGAGGATATCATCCGGGACCTCGAATTTCACCGGCGAACGCCCTCACCCTGGGTTACACCTCGGAAAGCGAAATCGTAGATTTTGAACTGACTGAACTCATGGATCCCGAGGAATTCCGGGAAAGGTTGAGTGCTCAACTTCCGGCAGACCTGCCGATTCATCGGATTGAGTCGGTGGCGGTGAAAGCGCCTTCGGCGAGTCAACTCCTGGACCAAGCGGAGTATATCCTGCGATTGGGGTTAACCCCCTCGTCAGATCCGGAGGTCGCTTTGCAAGGGTCAGACTGGCAGCAGTGGATCTCGGAAATCCTGGCTGCTGAGGAAATTGAATGGGAACATACGACCAAAAGAGGGAAAATCAAATGGGTGAATCTGCGCGATCGCCTCTTTGAATTGGAACAAGTTGAAGTGTCAGCCGATGCCTTGACTTGCACCCTCCGCGTTCTTGGCAGTTGCCGTCACGACGGGACCCTATTACGTCCTACCCATATCCTCTATATGTTTGAAAGGATGGCAAAACGGGAGTTTGAGTTGTTGCACGCTCACCGAAAACAGTTAATTTTGGCTGAAATCTGA
- a CDS encoding N-acetylmuramoyl-L-alanine amidase, with amino-acid sequence MKPQIFSWLLPTATAVLLLSAPAQAARLEYWRFDTDQNRLHFTTAGGVQPTAQLIANPTRLVIDLPGTTLDRSTVTQPLGSPGFQSIRVGQFEANITRLVIELSPGYTLDPQQVQFRGITPTEWTVDLPTPERIGAASTGVGATAPPAQSGSGVQIENVQVTPDGFFIRTRGGQPQVKMERSSDRSLYVDIPGATISPNMGSRDQMLDRHGVARMSVRPLDGSTPGVRVTFVLSDTNSNWQVTASNLGGVVVLPGPQGSGVGPGSVAMAQNPTSDRRVTIEGIELQQDGSQILIKSNQPFTYTSEWDRASGAYRIVIPSAQLGNGVQPPQSTNRGAFLWVKLQQEDPQTVAILVQPAAGVRIGPLTQPSPQLLSVTLQRSGNMAAVPNSSTSIPTAPAPMSYPAPSPMRSRDGRRVVVIDAGHGGGDPGAVGIGGIQEKEIVMDISNQVARLLEQNGVQIVMTRQDDREIDLAPRVQLANRVNADIFVSIHANAIDMSRPDVNGIETYYYSSGQRLAQTIHNSLLQGTGARDRRVRQSRFYVLRHTSMPAVLLEVGFVTGAEDAPRLANAAYRTQLAQAIVQGILQYLQNP; translated from the coding sequence GTGAAACCGCAAATATTTTCTTGGCTACTCCCAACGGCAACTGCCGTGTTACTATTATCCGCTCCCGCGCAAGCGGCTAGGCTGGAATATTGGCGTTTTGATACAGATCAAAACCGACTGCATTTTACCACTGCCGGGGGGGTTCAACCCACAGCGCAATTAATCGCCAATCCCACACGCCTGGTGATTGATTTGCCCGGGACTACCCTGGATCGCTCCACGGTCACTCAGCCCCTTGGCAGTCCAGGATTTCAGTCCATTCGGGTGGGACAATTTGAGGCAAACATCACCCGATTAGTCATTGAATTAAGCCCGGGTTATACCCTAGATCCGCAACAGGTCCAGTTCCGGGGAATCACTCCCACGGAATGGACCGTGGACTTACCCACCCCTGAACGAATTGGTGCCGCATCAACTGGAGTGGGGGCAACTGCACCACCGGCTCAATCCGGCAGCGGAGTTCAAATCGAAAATGTTCAGGTGACCCCGGATGGATTTTTTATCCGGACCCGAGGGGGACAGCCGCAAGTCAAAATGGAGCGGAGTAGCGATCGCTCCTTATATGTAGATATCCCCGGGGCCACCATCTCGCCCAACATGGGGTCACGAGACCAAATGCTCGATCGCCACGGGGTGGCTCGCATGAGTGTCCGACCCCTAGACGGGTCAACTCCGGGAGTGCGCGTGACATTCGTCTTATCGGATACTAACTCCAATTGGCAGGTCACCGCCAGCAACCTAGGTGGGGTGGTGGTTCTGCCCGGTCCTCAAGGTTCTGGGGTCGGGCCTGGGTCTGTCGCAATGGCGCAGAATCCCACGAGCGATCGCCGAGTCACCATTGAAGGCATCGAACTACAACAAGATGGGTCCCAAATTTTAATCAAATCCAATCAACCGTTCACCTACACCAGCGAATGGGACCGGGCTTCAGGGGCTTATCGCATCGTCATTCCCTCAGCCCAGTTAGGCAATGGGGTCCAACCTCCTCAGTCTACGAATCGGGGTGCTTTTTTATGGGTGAAGTTGCAGCAAGAAGACCCCCAAACTGTGGCAATTCTGGTCCAACCCGCAGCCGGGGTAAGGATTGGACCCCTGACCCAACCCAGTCCACAATTGCTCTCGGTTACCCTACAACGGTCGGGTAACATGGCAGCGGTCCCGAACTCCAGCACCTCGATTCCCACCGCCCCGGCACCGATGAGTTATCCCGCCCCCTCGCCGATGCGATCGCGAGATGGCAGACGAGTGGTGGTCATCGATGCGGGACATGGCGGCGGAGACCCCGGTGCCGTTGGCATTGGGGGAATCCAAGAAAAGGAAATCGTCATGGACATTTCCAACCAGGTGGCAAGACTTTTAGAACAAAATGGCGTCCAAATTGTGATGACTCGTCAGGATGACCGGGAAATCGATTTAGCGCCTCGGGTTCAACTGGCCAACCGGGTCAATGCAGATATTTTTGTTAGCATTCACGCCAATGCGATTGATATGAGTCGCCCGGATGTGAATGGCATTGAGACTTATTATTATTCCAGTGGTCAGCGTCTAGCTCAAACGATTCATAATAGCCTGTTGCAAGGGACTGGCGCTCGCGATCGCCGGGTGCGGCAATCGCGATTCTATGTCTTGCGCCATACCTCCATGCCTGCAGTTTTACTGGAAGTCGGGTTTGTCACAGGTGCAGAAGATGCCCCTCGGCTGGCCAATGCCGCTTACCGGACTCAATTAGCTCAGGCGATCGTCCAGGGTATTCTACAATACCTGCAAAATCCCTAG
- a CDS encoding Rne/Rng family ribonuclease gives MSKQIIIAEQYRIAAVFSEDQIQELVVATGTHQVSDIYLGVVENVLPGIDAAFVNIGDPDRNGFIHVTDLGPLRLKRSSGAITELLSPQQKVLVQVMKEPTGNKGPRLTGNITLPGRYLVLMPFGRGVNLSRRIRTEAERNRLRALAILIKPAGMGLLVRTEAEGVGEEAILEDLEFLQKQWEDVQREAATIRPPALLNRDDDFIQRVLRDMYSADVNRIVVDASTGVKRVKQQLMSWNEGKTPPGVLIDEHRERTPILEYFRVNAAIREALKPRVDLPSGGYIIIEPTEALTVIDVNSGSFTRSATSRETVLWTNCEAATEIARQLRLRNIAGVIIVDFIDMDSRRDQLQVLEHFNKALKADKNRPQIAQLSELGLVELTRKRQGQNVYELFSRSCPTCGGSGHHVHLPGEGDSPIEPSQPILPDVSDRLVVPSPVKETRVPEPTVRDIPDYEATTEVSELDLLNHPSYQELGPGGPRRRRRRRLDGGEGEATEETAVKTPAAVRSISPILPGSREPKPEWTEPEPYVAAPAYALTNDRDLRSSKEDRPDRSERGRRIRDYDKVNEPAEVIHVEMTPEEQDVYALMGISPLILREDEVKPPKSAVISVTEPGESVSSFSEPSFDDEEPIAEADVEEESPEEESPEENFAPVHQAEAEPDADDDEDISASYEEDNEDNSAGVAIRRRRRRSSASDS, from the coding sequence ATGTCGAAGCAAATTATTATCGCAGAGCAGTATAGAATTGCTGCTGTTTTTTCTGAAGATCAGATTCAGGAACTCGTCGTCGCCACCGGAACGCATCAAGTCAGTGATATCTATCTCGGAGTAGTGGAAAACGTCCTACCGGGGATAGATGCAGCCTTTGTTAACATCGGCGATCCGGACCGCAATGGATTTATTCACGTTACTGACCTTGGACCGTTACGCTTAAAACGCTCGTCTGGAGCCATTACGGAACTGTTGTCACCCCAACAAAAAGTTCTGGTCCAAGTCATGAAGGAACCGACGGGAAATAAGGGCCCCCGTCTGACTGGGAATATTACTCTTCCTGGTCGCTATCTGGTCCTAATGCCGTTCGGTCGTGGGGTGAATCTCTCTCGCCGGATCCGCACAGAAGCGGAACGGAATCGACTCCGAGCCTTAGCTATTTTAATTAAGCCAGCAGGGATGGGACTGTTAGTCCGCACGGAAGCTGAAGGGGTCGGGGAAGAGGCGATTTTAGAAGATTTAGAGTTTCTCCAAAAACAGTGGGAGGATGTGCAACGGGAAGCGGCGACAATTCGTCCTCCGGCACTGTTGAATCGAGATGATGATTTTATTCAGCGCGTGCTTCGGGATATGTACAGCGCTGATGTGAATCGGATTGTGGTTGATGCCAGCACTGGGGTGAAGCGCGTCAAGCAACAGTTGATGAGTTGGAATGAGGGTAAGACGCCGCCAGGGGTGTTAATTGATGAACACCGCGAGCGCACTCCGATTTTGGAATATTTCCGGGTAAATGCGGCGATTCGCGAAGCGCTGAAACCGAGGGTGGATTTACCGTCTGGGGGTTACATTATTATTGAGCCGACAGAAGCGCTGACGGTGATTGATGTTAACTCGGGTTCGTTTACGCGATCGGCGACTTCCCGGGAAACGGTGTTATGGACCAACTGTGAAGCGGCAACGGAAATCGCCCGTCAATTGCGGTTACGGAATATCGCTGGGGTGATTATTGTCGATTTTATTGATATGGACTCCCGTCGCGACCAATTGCAGGTTCTGGAGCATTTCAATAAGGCCCTGAAAGCGGATAAAAATCGACCGCAAATTGCTCAACTCTCGGAGTTGGGGTTGGTTGAACTGACCCGCAAGCGCCAAGGTCAGAATGTGTATGAATTGTTTAGTCGCTCTTGTCCGACTTGTGGAGGGTCAGGACATCATGTGCATCTGCCGGGAGAAGGAGACAGTCCGATTGAACCGAGTCAGCCGATTCTCCCCGATGTGAGCGATCGCCTGGTGGTCCCCTCGCCAGTTAAGGAAACTCGCGTCCCGGAACCCACTGTCCGCGATATCCCCGATTATGAGGCAACGACAGAAGTCTCGGAGTTGGATCTGCTCAATCATCCCAGCTATCAAGAATTGGGTCCAGGAGGCCCTCGCCGTCGCCGTCGTCGTCGCTTAGATGGGGGTGAAGGGGAAGCAACCGAGGAAACAGCGGTAAAAACTCCTGCTGCGGTTCGCAGTATCTCGCCGATCCTACCGGGGAGTCGAGAACCGAAACCGGAATGGACGGAACCGGAACCTTACGTGGCTGCTCCTGCGTATGCGCTGACGAATGACCGAGATTTGCGATCGTCGAAGGAGGATCGTCCCGATCGCTCGGAACGGGGTCGCCGGATCCGCGATTATGACAAGGTGAACGAACCGGCAGAGGTGATTCACGTCGAAATGACGCCGGAAGAGCAAGATGTCTATGCGCTGATGGGGATTTCTCCGTTGATCCTCCGGGAAGATGAGGTGAAACCTCCCAAATCAGCCGTGATCTCCGTGACGGAACCGGGAGAGTCGGTTTCTTCTTTCTCGGAACCGAGTTTTGACGATGAAGAACCGATCGCAGAGGCGGATGTAGAGGAGGAGTCTCCCGAGGAGGAGTCTCCCGAGGAGAATTTTGCTCCAGTTCATCAGGCAGAGGCTGAACCAGATGCTGATGATGATGAAGACATTTCCGCATCCTATGAGGAAGACAATGAGGATAATTCGGCTGGAGTCGCCATTCGTCGTCGCCGTCGTCGTTCTTCTGCCTCCGACAGTTAG
- a CDS encoding ribonuclease HII produces MPLNVPQQLSLWDVSDNSKNPNKTPPNDRIAGVDEVGRGCLFGPVVAGAVILSDEAATLLKAAGVTDSKKLSHNQRCRLAKLIREEAVAYAIGMASVQEIDRLNILQASLLAMKRSVNKLQVKPEFCLIDGNQRIPNLGIPQQTMIKGDSNSLVIAAASILAKVWRDDLIVRLAKKYPEYDLTSNKGYGTAKHTQALQQYGVSRQHRRSFAPCRIGGI; encoded by the coding sequence GTGCCGTTAAATGTGCCGCAACAACTTAGTCTCTGGGATGTCTCAGATAACAGCAAAAATCCCAATAAAACACCCCCAAATGACAGAATTGCCGGGGTGGATGAAGTGGGACGGGGTTGTTTATTTGGTCCGGTGGTTGCAGGCGCGGTGATTTTATCTGATGAGGCGGCTACACTGTTGAAGGCAGCCGGGGTAACGGATAGTAAGAAATTGTCTCATAACCAACGCTGTCGGTTAGCAAAACTAATCCGGGAGGAGGCAGTCGCCTATGCAATTGGCATGGCATCGGTCCAAGAAATCGATCGCCTGAATATTTTACAAGCCTCTCTATTAGCGATGAAACGGTCCGTTAATAAACTGCAAGTTAAACCGGAGTTTTGTTTAATTGACGGCAATCAACGCATTCCTAATTTAGGAATTCCCCAACAAACGATGATTAAAGGAGATAGCAATTCGTTAGTGATTGCCGCTGCCAGTATTTTGGCAAAAGTCTGGCGGGATGATTTAATTGTGCGCTTGGCGAAGAAATATCCGGAGTATGATTTGACCAGTAATAAAGGTTATGGTACGGCGAAACATACTCAGGCATTGCAACAGTATGGGGTTTCGCGGCAACATAGGCGATCGTTTGCACCTTGTCGGATAGGGGGAATTTGA
- a CDS encoding pyridoxal phosphate-dependent aminotransferase, with amino-acid sequence MQFAKRLEKIPPYLFAEIDRKRNELIAQGIDIINMGVGDPDKPTPAHILQAMHEAIEDPATHNYPPYQGTQEFREAAVQWMEKRFGVKGLDPDQEIVSSIGSKEAIHNTFLAFVEPGDYTLIPDPGYPVYRSSTLFAGGEPYTMPLTPERGFLPDLEAIPEEVARQTKLLWINYPSNPTGAIASLEFFEKLVAFCRKHDILLCHDHAYAEMAYDGYKPPSVLEVPGAKDVTLEFHSLSKAYNMTGWRIGFAVGNAKGIQGLRQVKSNVDSGVFKAIQRAAIAGFSTTEEELQSVIAVYQNRRDILIQGLQSLGWPISPPKATLYVWTPVPPGYSSAEFVTLLLEKCGIIVPPGNGYGAAGEGFFRIALTVTEERIIEGIHRMKDAGIRYQ; translated from the coding sequence ATGCAGTTTGCCAAACGTTTAGAGAAAATTCCTCCCTATCTATTTGCGGAGATTGACCGCAAGCGCAACGAACTCATCGCCCAAGGGATTGACATCATTAATATGGGAGTCGGCGATCCGGACAAACCGACGCCTGCACATATTCTTCAGGCTATGCATGAGGCGATCGAGGATCCCGCAACCCATAACTATCCCCCGTATCAGGGAACGCAGGAGTTCCGGGAAGCAGCGGTGCAGTGGATGGAGAAACGGTTTGGGGTGAAAGGATTAGACCCAGACCAAGAAATTGTCTCTTCAATTGGCTCAAAAGAAGCGATTCATAATACCTTTTTAGCCTTTGTGGAACCGGGAGACTATACCTTAATTCCGGACCCGGGTTACCCGGTTTATCGTTCCTCGACCCTGTTTGCCGGTGGCGAACCCTATACCATGCCGCTGACACCAGAACGGGGATTTTTACCGGATTTAGAGGCGATTCCAGAAGAGGTGGCGCGGCAGACAAAATTATTGTGGATTAATTATCCTAGCAATCCCACTGGGGCGATCGCCTCTTTAGAATTTTTTGAAAAATTAGTGGCTTTTTGTCGCAAACATGACATCTTGTTATGCCACGATCATGCTTATGCAGAAATGGCTTACGACGGCTATAAACCCCCCAGCGTCTTAGAAGTACCCGGTGCCAAGGATGTCACCCTAGAATTCCACAGTTTGTCGAAAGCCTATAATATGACCGGATGGCGCATTGGCTTTGCTGTGGGGAATGCCAAAGGAATTCAAGGATTACGGCAGGTGAAATCGAATGTAGATTCGGGAGTGTTTAAGGCGATTCAAAGGGCTGCGATCGCCGGGTTTTCCACCACAGAAGAAGAACTGCAATCGGTGATTGCTGTGTATCAAAATCGCCGAGATATCTTAATCCAAGGGTTACAATCTCTAGGGTGGCCGATTTCACCCCCGAAAGCGACCTTATATGTCTGGACTCCGGTTCCGCCGGGATATTCTTCGGCTGAGTTTGTCACCTTGCTCTTAGAAAAATGCGGAATTATCGTCCCACCGGGGAACGGATATGGTGCGGCAGGGGAAGGGTTTTTTAGAATTGCGTTAACTGTAACGGAAGAGAGAATAATAGAGGGGATTCACCGCATGAAAGATGCGGGAATTCGGTATCAATAA